The Gottschalkia purinilytica genome segment AAATGTAACAGCAGTAATTAATGATAGCTTAGTATTTGTTACAAGGGAAGAACTGAACGACCTAGCTGGAGCAGGACGAACAACTGAAACAGTAAAGAAAAATGCTGATGATATATTAATGCTAGCAATAGAACTTGCAATACTTAAAAATGCTACACTGAATAACTTCACTCATAATATATTTGTAGTTAATTTTGAGGAAATAAAAGAGGATGAACTATTAGATGGATATTATGATGAAGTAAATAAAAGGTTGGTGATTTAGTGGCTAAGTATTATTATGATAAGTATGATGTAGTTAAGATTACAGAAAAAATATATGTTAATTATAAGGAGATAAAGGATTCTGAGTCAGAGTTTTCTAGGTATAGTGCAGCTAGTATATCAACTGATTGGCGATTTACTGAAAAAGAAGGATTTGTAATGCTAGATAAAAAAAGCATATGGATAGCGGCAGAAGAGAACGGTGTAGGACATTTATACTACGAACCTACAAAACAAGGGTCTATTTATTATAATATTTCTAGAAGTGGATCGGTTATACAACTTAAAAGGTTAAGCTATAATAACAGGAATTATAATGGATATGAATTTTCTGAAAAAACAATAGCTACCTGCGAGGAAAGTACCAGGGAAATTCCACAAAAAAACAGATTAATACAATCTAACGTAGTAGCCGAAGATGGAGCATATCCAGCTAATGGGGTTCATACGGATGGTTACTGGTATGTAAAAAAGGGATTAGCTAATAACTTACCAACTATCTCTGGTAAAGACAGTAATTTAGGAGATAAAAATTTAGGATTTTCCATCTCATATAATATAAATGATATTGACAATGATGAAGTTAAAATTATAGAAAGATTAAATAATACTACCTTAAAAATAATAAATAACGCTCCTAAAAATCAAACTTTAACTATAGATATAACTACAGAACAGTTATTTAGTTTACCTTTGAATTCTACAAACACTATAGAAATAGAAGTAAACGATGGTAAAGGTGGAGTTGCATATAGAAGGTATACATTTAAAAGAGTGAATTCACCTCCTAAAATAAATGGTACAGATAGAGATCTAGGAGAAAAACTAGAATCTTTTAGTATAATTTTTAATATTACTGACGTAGAAAAAAATAAAGTTACAGCTAAAGTATTTTTAGATGGTAAGTTAAAACAACAAATAATAGCAAATGATGGAGAGTCATACACATATAAAATTAATAAAATAGACTGGCTTAAACTAGATACAGCTAAACATACTATAAGAATAGAAGCTACAGATGAACAGGGGGCAACATCTGTAAGAAATTACACTTTTACTAGAGTCATAAATAAAATAGAACATAAAACAATAATACCAACAGACGCTAAAGTGAGTAAAATTATAATAACTCCTAAATGGAGTATAGCTCAAGGAGCAATACCTAAAGTTTATGCTTGTAATAATATGTTTGATAATAATCCTGCTTGGGAGGATATAACTAATCAAGTTCTTATAAGTAGACATCATAATTTTACCAACACAGTAAAAACAGCTGAAAAATGGGGGATAGGTATAAGAATGATAGTTGAAAAAGGGACATCAACTGAGAGAAGTATAATTTATGGATATGGAGGTGCTTTCGAGTAATGAGCGTAACTATTTATAATGAAAAATCAATAGGACAGATTAAGGAAGAAGAAGAAGAAAAAAAAATAGACTTACAAGCAGATATATATGAAATAGTTGCGAATTTATATGAGGAATTAGAAAATGTAAAAGTTAGAGTTAAAGCCTTAGAAGGAGGTGCCAAATAAAATGAAAGTTAAAGAATATATGATACCTGTTTATGCTTTACTTATTAGAGCAGAAAGAAGAACTATTGAAGATGTACCAGAAGTTTATCAAGTACCTGTTGCTGAACATATGGCAGAACAAATTGAAGAAAACTAATAAAATAATATTTAAAAGATAGAATGGGACCATTGAAGGTCTTTTTTTATTTCAAAAAATAGTGAGGTGTAATATGGAACAAGAAATTATAAAAATAGCCTTAAGCCAAGGTATATGGGCAGTATTATTCGTATTTATGTTATTTTATGTACTAAGAGAAAATAGCAATAGAGAAAATAATTATCAAGAGATAATAAAGGAACTATCAGAGAAGTTCAACATAGTTGAAGATGTAAAAGAAGATGTTAGAGAAATAAAGAAAAAGATTTTTCATTAGAAAAGTAAACTTATATAAGGAGGATAATTTATGAAACTAGTAGTTATAGATCCGGGACATGGAGGAAAAGACCCGGGGGCAGTAGGAAACGGGTTACAGGAAAAAGATGTGGCTTTATCTATAGCTTTAAAAACAGATTGGTATTTAAATAACTATTATAAGGTAAATACATTAGTTACGAGATATACGGATAAAGACTTGAGTTTACAAGATAGAAGTAAAATATCAAATAATAAAAATGCAGATTTATTTTTTTCTGTACATTGTAACGCTTTTGACGGAAATGCTTATGGTTACGAGGATTATACTTATCTCACGGTTGGTCAAGCGACTAAAAGTATAAGAGAGACATTTCATAATAAAGTTACAGAGGTTCTAAATAAATATAATATAAGAAATAGAGGTATGAAAACAAAGAACTTGGCAGTTCTAAGAGAAACAAAAGCAAGTGCCATACTAGCAGAAACGTTATTTATAGATAATGTGAGTGATTCTAATTTATTAAAGAACCCATCTTTTATAGAAGATGTCGCAAGAGCTTATGCGGATGGGGTAGCATCAGCTTTAAATTTAGAGAAGAAAAAATAGTAATATGCTATTGTTTAAAAGAAAACTATTTTAATAATTTTTAGATTTAAGAAGGATAGATATAAGTCTATCCTTTTATTTTTTACTATTTCAACGAACATACGTTCGTTAAAAGGAGATGACATAAATGAAAAGTCCTATTACTTGGTTAGGAGGAAAATCAAGAATGGTAAAAAAATTAATAGAATTGATTCCAGAGCATATTTGTTATACGGAAGTATTCGGAGGAGCAGGTTGGCTTTTATTTGGAAAGAAACCATCCAAAGTTGAGATATTAAACGATCTTGATAGTAATTTAATGAACTTATGGAATTCAATTAAGTATAAGCCAGAAAAGCTTATAAAAAGCTTTGATTATACTTTAATAAGTAGAGAAACTTTTGAAGAATATAAAAAGAAATATAAACAAAATAATTATAACGATGATATAGAAAAAGCACATATATTTTACTATTTAGTAAAGGCTGGATTTGGAGGAGAGATGGTCACTCAAAGCTTTGGAACGCGTAAAACTAGACCTAATAGTTTAAGATTGGATAAGGTGGATGAAGTTTTTATGGGAGCTCATAAAAGATTACAAAAAGTAACTATAGAAAATAAAAGTTTTGAAGAAATATTTAAAATATACGATAAAAATACTACATTTTTCTTTTTAGATCCACCTTATAGAAACACTTCTGGTTATCCTGTAGGGAAATTTACTGATGATAAATATAAATTACTTTCTGAATGTTGTAAAAAATGCAAGGGTAAATTTTTACTAACCATAAATGATGATGAGTATATAAGAGAATTATTTAAAGGATTTAATTTTATAGAACATAAGGTACTATATACTATAAATAATAATACTTCTAAACCTAAAAAATTTGATGAATTAATTATAACTAATTATAATAATGAATTATAAAGCTAAATATAGTTATTAGCTAGGCTAGAGTTAACTCTCTAGTCTTTTTTTATTTTTGATAAGGAGATAGCTATATAGAATGTGATATAATATAAAAAATGTAAATTTTAGGAGGTATAATATGAAAAAATTAATAATAGTTATGTTTTCAGTAATCTTAATAATAGGAGTATCTGGATGTAGTAAAAACACAAATACTACTAAGGATATTAAAGAAGAAAAACAAGAGGTAAATCAAGTACAAGAAGATAAAGGCAATCTACTAGATCAACTAAAAGATGAGTTTAAGAAAGCTGGATTTGAAATAGGAAGTAATGAAGTAGTAGCATTCGATATGGTTAATGCGAAAAATGGTTACAAATTTAAAGTTGATGGAGAACTTATAGAAATATATGAGTATGATCTAAATAATCTGTCAGATGAAGCCAAAAAATCAGTAGAGCAGGCTAAAAAAGGTACTGTAAATATGTCAGGATTTAACCTACCTTGCGTTTGGAATGAAAAAGGTATAGCAATGTTTAGAGTAGAAGAACATAGTCAGAAAGATAAAATAGTTGAAATATTTAATAATTTTTAATCATAATTATAATATAAAAAATTACATATAAACTTTTAAGGATATTGCTATTAAAAGAAATTATCATTTTTTTATTTTTTGAAAACTTAAGAAAAACGACCTTTTATTTTGAGTTTTAAAGGCCTTATTTTTAACTCTTAATATGTTAGGTATATTAAACAAAAAAGATGCTATAATGAGACTTATAAAGATAAGTGAAAAATAAAAAGAATTATTAGAAATTTATATAAATATATTATAAATAAAATTAAGGACCTACTGGTCCTTTTCTTGTTGTTTCTCTTCTTTTTTCTTTTCTGATCTTTCTTTTTTTATTATTCTTACGATTATATTATAGAGAATATCATATAGATCCATATTACAATATATTAAAGGTATTGATAAAATATTAATGATTAAAACTATTTATGTATATAAATATTAGAAACTAGTTACCACTACCTGGGGTGTAGGCATAGCCCATCTTTGAGAAAGATATCTTATACCGGCAGATAATTCACCATCTGCTCCACCAAACTGTTCTAATATTAGTTGAGCTAACTTTGGATTACAGGTATCAACTCTAACTGGATATTCTAATTTTTTCTCATAAATCCACATACATAAACCTCCTTACTATAAAATAAGATTAAATTTACCATAAATTTAATAATAACTACTAAAAATTAATTTCCCATGGCCAAGGATCATCTATATATTGCCAAGGATATCTACTCATGCCTTTGAATGTTAAAGGACCGTATTTAGATTCATATATACACGTTAGATCTTTAGATTTTTTTGAAAAAGTATTATGAAGTCTCAAAGCTTCTTCATCATGGGGATGAGTATTTAGATATAAAGCGGTCTCTACTAGAACAAAGTCTAACTCCATGAGTTGTTTTAACATTGCTTTTCTTTCACGATTCATAATATACACCTCCTAAGATATTTTTGACTTTACTATCGCCTACATCCTTTTTTTCGCTTATAAGGCATGTATAATTCAGGAAATAGAGTTCCTTTTTTAAGAGCTTCTTCAGGACAAAAGATTTTGTCTAGAGATTGATAAGGAACATATGCATGAGCTAGTTTATATTTACAAGCTACAGGCTTTAAACATTTAGGTTCTTTAGGTATTGGACAATCAGACCTATCTCTATACATAAAATAACCTCCTTAAAATTAATTAATTTGATACCACAATATTTATATTACGCATTTAAACATTAAAGGTGATAAGATATACTAATAAATAGAAAATATATTTAAATGAAAAATTATTTAGTCTAATAAGAAAATTTTAATTATTAAAAAATACTTGATTTAAGATATATGTATTGGGTATATAATCAAAAGAGGCTAAAAGAGGATAACTTTTAGTGTAATAGTTGATTTTTTTATATATAAATATATAATTAAATATGTAAAGA includes the following:
- a CDS encoding CD1375 family protein — encoded protein: MKVKEYMIPVYALLIRAERRTIEDVPEVYQVPVAEHMAEQIEEN
- a CDS encoding BhlA/UviB family holin-like peptide, with protein sequence MEQEIIKIALSQGIWAVLFVFMLFYVLRENSNRENNYQEIIKELSEKFNIVEDVKEDVREIKKKIFH
- a CDS encoding N-acetylmuramoyl-L-alanine amidase family protein; protein product: MKLVVIDPGHGGKDPGAVGNGLQEKDVALSIALKTDWYLNNYYKVNTLVTRYTDKDLSLQDRSKISNNKNADLFFSVHCNAFDGNAYGYEDYTYLTVGQATKSIRETFHNKVTEVLNKYNIRNRGMKTKNLAVLRETKASAILAETLFIDNVSDSNLLKNPSFIEDVARAYADGVASALNLEKKK
- a CDS encoding DNA adenine methylase gives rise to the protein MKSPITWLGGKSRMVKKLIELIPEHICYTEVFGGAGWLLFGKKPSKVEILNDLDSNLMNLWNSIKYKPEKLIKSFDYTLISRETFEEYKKKYKQNNYNDDIEKAHIFYYLVKAGFGGEMVTQSFGTRKTRPNSLRLDKVDEVFMGAHKRLQKVTIENKSFEEIFKIYDKNTTFFFLDPPYRNTSGYPVGKFTDDKYKLLSECCKKCKGKFLLTINDDEYIRELFKGFNFIEHKVLYTINNNTSKPKKFDELIITNYNNEL
- a CDS encoding manganese catalase family protein yields the protein MWIYEKKLEYPVRVDTCNPKLAQLILEQFGGADGELSAGIRYLSQRWAMPTPQVVVTSF
- a CDS encoding spore coat protein CotJB — its product is MNRERKAMLKQLMELDFVLVETALYLNTHPHDEEALRLHNTFSKKSKDLTCIYESKYGPLTFKGMSRYPWQYIDDPWPWEINF
- a CDS encoding spore coat associated protein CotJA, which produces MYRDRSDCPIPKEPKCLKPVACKYKLAHAYVPYQSLDKIFCPEEALKKGTLFPELYMPYKRKKGCRR